One genomic region from Frateuria soli encodes:
- the trpA gene encoding tryptophan synthase subunit alpha: protein MSRIDRRFAALKAAGRTGLIPFVTAGDPSPDHAVALMHALVASGADLIELGVPFSDPMADGPVIQHASERAIARGVGLGDVLRWVGEFRRRDVDTPVVLMGYLNPIEMHGYARFAQEAVAAGVDGVLLVDCPLEESAVLEPLRAAGLQQILLAAPTTAPARMVRLCEAARGFLYYVSFAGITGAARLSTADIAARVAAVRAGAKAPVAVGFGVRDAASAKAIAGFADAVVIGSALVERLAGATEADDIATRAGEFLKPIRAALDTPWPAPSPSG, encoded by the coding sequence ATGAGCCGCATCGACCGTCGCTTCGCCGCACTGAAAGCCGCTGGACGCACCGGACTGATCCCATTCGTCACCGCCGGCGATCCTTCGCCCGACCATGCCGTTGCCCTGATGCATGCGCTGGTCGCCTCCGGCGCCGACCTGATCGAACTCGGCGTGCCGTTCTCCGATCCGATGGCGGACGGCCCGGTCATCCAGCACGCCAGCGAACGCGCCATCGCCCGGGGCGTGGGGCTGGGCGACGTGCTGCGCTGGGTCGGCGAGTTCCGCCGGCGTGACGTGGACACCCCGGTGGTGTTGATGGGCTATCTCAATCCGATCGAGATGCACGGCTACGCGCGCTTCGCGCAGGAGGCGGTGGCGGCGGGCGTCGACGGCGTGCTGCTGGTGGACTGCCCGCTGGAGGAATCCGCCGTGCTCGAGCCGCTGCGTGCCGCAGGCCTGCAGCAGATCCTGCTCGCCGCGCCCACGACCGCACCTGCGCGTATGGTGCGGCTGTGCGAGGCAGCCCGGGGCTTCCTGTATTATGTGTCGTTCGCCGGCATCACCGGCGCGGCACGGCTGAGCACGGCGGACATCGCCGCGCGGGTGGCCGCGGTACGCGCCGGGGCGAAGGCGCCGGTGGCAGTCGGCTTCGGCGTGCGCGATGCGGCAAGCGCGAAAGCGATCGCCGGATTCGCCGACGCGGTGGTCATCGGCAGCGCGCTGGTCGAGCGGCTGGCCGGCGCCACGGAAGCGGACGACATCGCGACGCGGGCAGGCGAGTTTCTCAAACCGATCCGCGCGGCCCTGGATACGCCGTGGCCGGCGCCTTCTCCCTCCGGGTAG